The following proteins are co-located in the Pelecanus crispus isolate bPelCri1 chromosome 5, bPelCri1.pri, whole genome shotgun sequence genome:
- the TOR3A gene encoding torsin-3A → MGQGRLPARLGLACCCLLLLGGSGGLGSWGARRGPGQEEPDPAAEWARWGRARYEAVRKHLGAAGALSKQYWQYLACKVWQEGCEEERAEEEPGPGWSLPLVGQDYLEILSAWYCSFGKCCKTGDCRIVNNITGLEADLNRQLHGQHLAKEVVIRALQGFLQSPRPQKALVLSFHGWSGTGKNFVARMLASHLYRDGLKSECVRVFISLFHFPHHKYVDLYEAQLKKQISETVRLCQQSLFIFDEAEKLHFSLLDAIKPFMARSDNEGQVDYRRSIFLFLSNLGGNTINEVALDFWRAGRAREEISMEFLEQRLRLELLEAAESGYVRSHLLEENLIDFFVPFLPLEYHHVKLCARDAFLARGLPYTEAALDEVAKMMVFVPKEEKLFSAQGCKSVSQRINYFLP, encoded by the exons atgGGCCAGGGCAGGCTCCCGGCCCGCCTGGGGCtggcctgctgctgcctcctgctgctggggggctcggggggcctggggagctggggggcgcggcgggggccggggcaggaggagcccgACCCGGCGGCGGAGTGGGCGCGGTGGGGCAGGGCGAGGTACGAAGCCGTGAGGAAGCACTTGGGAGCTGCGGGTGCCCTCTCCAAGCAGTACTGGCAGTACCTGGCGTGCAAGGTGTGGCAGGAGGGCTGCGAGGAGGAGCGGGCGGAGGAAGAGCCCGGCCCGG GCTGGAGCTTGCCTCTGGTGGGCCAGGATTACCTGGAGATCCTCTCTGCCTGGTACTGCAGCTTCGGCAAGTGCTGCAAGACGGGGGACTGCAGGATAGTCAACAATATCACAG gcCTAGAAGCAGACCTCAACAGGCAGCTCCATGGGCAGCACTTGGCCAAAGAAGTTGTCATCCGGGCACTGCAAGGTTTCCTGCAGAGTCCACGGCCGCAGAAGGCTctggtcctctccttccacGGCTGGTCCGGCACAGGCAAGAACTTTGTGGCCCGGATGCTGGCCAGTCACCTGTACCGGGACGGGCTGAAGAGCGAGTGTGTCAGGGTGTTCATCTCACTCTTCCACTTCCCCCATCACAAGTACGTGGACTTGTATGAG gctcaGCTGAAGAAGCAGATAAGTGAGACTGTGCGGCTCTGCCAGCAGTCCCTGTTCATCTTCGATGAGGCAGAGAAACTTCATTTCAGCCTCCTGGATGCTATCAAGCCTTTCATGGCTCGCTCTGACAACGAGGGCCAGGTGGATTACCGGAGAtccatcttcctcttcctcag CAATCTCGGTGGCAACACCATCAATGAGGTAGCCCTGGACTTCTGGCGAGCCGGCCGGGCACGGGAGGAGATCTCCATGGAGTTCCTGGAGCAGCGGCTGCGGCTGGAGTTGCTGGAGGCTGCAG AGAGCGGTTATGTCCGCAGCCACCTCCTCGAAGAGAACCTCATTGATTTCTTCGTGCCATTCCTGCCCCTGGAGTACCACCACGTGAAGCTCTGCGCGCGGGATGCTTTCCTGGCCCGTGGACTTCCATACACTGAGGCAGCCCTTGACGAGGTGGCCAAGATGATGGTGTTTGTCCCCAAAGAGGAGAAGCTTTTCTCTGCGCAGGGCTGTAAATCTGTATCCCAGCGCATCAATTACTTCCTTCCTTGA